The following DNA comes from Dehalococcoidia bacterium.
CCAACCCGTACTTCCTCGCCAATCTCGGCGACATCACGGTCGGCTCCTGGAAGTACTACCGCGTGCCGCTGGCCGAACTGGGCGGCACGGCCAAGCCGATCAAGGGCATCGTCTTCCAGGACGGCCTGGGCAAGCCGCAGCCGGCGCTGTTTCTAGACGACGTCGGGTTCCAATGACCCTCCGGGGCCGGGCGGGTCCAGCGCCAGGTCGTACCGCTCTTCCGTGACCACCGTGCCCCAGAGCGCGTGCGTCTGCTCCTCGGTCTTGCGGAAGCCGGCCGCCCGGTAGCGGCGCCCCGCGGCCGTCAGCAGGCTGACGGTCCACAGGTATACGGACGTGTACTCCGACGCGCGGCAGAAGGCCAGCGCCTCGTCGAGGAGACGCTGGCCGAGCCCCTGCCCCCGTGCGGCGGGGTCGACCAGGAACCAGCGCAGCTGCGCCGCGTCATGCTCGCGCCGCAGAATGCCGACTGAGCCCACGAGCCGGCCGTTGTCCTCCGCCAGCCAGATGCGGCTGCCGGCCGCCGGCAGGGTGAGCGCGAACTCGGCCAACGACTGCGCGACATACGCCTCAAAGGTGTGATCGAAGCTGTACTCGGCGGCGTACAGCACGCCGTGCTGCTCCGTGACCCGGCCGAGGTCGCCCGGGCGCAGGTCGTGGCGGACGCTCAAGCCACAATCCGTGCTCGTGCTCATGGTGAATGCTCCATCTCTTGCTACCGAGCAGTCGATCACAGCAGCCGCAGCAGCCAGTATGCGGCCATGCCGCCGAGGATGCAGAGCAAGGCCGCGCCGCTGCGTCGCGCCGCCAGGGCGCCGGCCAGCAACGCCAGCAGCCGCGGCGTCCCTTCCGCCGGCCGCGCCGCGAGACCGGAAACGATCAGTGCGCTGAGCGTCGCCACCGGCACGAACTGCAAGACGTTCTCGCCGCCGCGCGCCAGTGACCCGCTTGCCAGCAGGAAGCCGGAGAGCCGCAGCGCGTACACCGCCACGGCCATCGTCAGGATGATCCAGATGGCGCTCACGTCTGAGCCTCCGTAGCTGCCGCGGCGGGCGCTCCCGCCGCGGTCTGCCCGCCGCGGCGCTGCCAGCCCGCTCCAGCAACACTGCCCGCGAAGCCGGCGCCGAGCACGGCGACGCCGCCGGGTGCGATCTTCAGCAGCAACACGGTTACGGCGGCGGCGCTGAGCGCGGCGCAGAGGGCGGCGCGCGTGCGCACCAGCGGCAGCAGCACCGCGAGGAAGGTGAGCGGCGCCACGAAGTCGAGACCGAGCCGCCGCCCCGACGGAAACACGCCGCCCGCGGCCAGGCCCAGAGCGGTGCCCGTGTTCCAGGCGAGATACATGCTGGCGCCGGCGCCGAGCAATCCGGCCAGGGTGAAGCGCTTACCCGCTGCCGTCACGCCATACGCCGCGTCCGTCAGGAAGCAGGCCGCCAGCAGCCGCGCCGGCAGCGAGGGCCGGATCCGCCGCCCAGCTGCCAGGCCGAGCAGCAGCGCCTGCACGTTG
Coding sequences within:
- a CDS encoding AzlD domain-containing protein — its product is MSAIWIILTMAVAVYALRLSGFLLASGSLARGGENVLQFVPVATLSALIVSGLAARPAEGTPRLLALLAGALAARRSGAALLCILGGMAAYWLLRLL
- a CDS encoding AzlC family ABC transporter permease, which gives rise to MNSPSITKTRPLLRASVAETGAPCSAVANESRAASARVTLSIRAGADVAGEQTAAPWSADRAPFLHGFVAMLPLWIGAIPVGIAYAASARAAGLSAGETQFMSLTVFSAAAQLSAVSLLASGTSAPLLVATAAALNVQALLLGLAAGRRIRPSLPARLLAACFLTDAAYGVTAAGKRFTLAGLLGAGASMYLAWNTGTALGLAAGGVFPSGRRLGLDFVAPLTFLAVLLPLVRTRAALCAALSAAAVTVLLLKIAPGGVAVLGAGFAGSVAGAGWQRRGGQTAAGAPAAAATEAQT
- a CDS encoding GNAT family N-acetyltransferase, with translation MSTSTDCGLSVRHDLRPGDLGRVTEQHGVLYAAEYSFDHTFEAYVAQSLAEFALTLPAAGSRIWLAEDNGRLVGSVGILRREHDAAQLRWFLVDPAARGQGLGQRLLDEALAFCRASEYTSVYLWTVSLLTAAGRRYRAAGFRKTEEQTHALWGTVVTEERYDLALDPPGPGGSLEPDVV